A single region of the Vicinamibacteria bacterium genome encodes:
- a CDS encoding HEAT repeat domain-containing protein, translated as MNLKDFLTTEGRLKFRIERNTKKLLERYAQHDMRMEAAEKLRAIGTPEAIYGLARRFSATSENLGIDQEEKKAIQDLLVAFGDEAVEPLKRYIRGHDKVTWAIDALARLVSNDALVPFLFEVLKDGDPVRIRGEKATQILKALENLGEPSAVERILPCLKSPDDTVRYAAIECLQAYGDELSREPLLEALVDPREDSVRVKIRIGEAFEKLAWDVKGYRKKVEAALPEPFRVNSKGRVTR; from the coding sequence ATGAATCTCAAGGACTTTCTCACGACCGAAGGACGGTTGAAGTTCCGCATCGAGCGAAACACGAAGAAGCTTCTCGAGCGATACGCGCAGCACGATATGCGCATGGAAGCGGCGGAAAAGCTTCGGGCCATCGGAACTCCCGAGGCAATCTACGGCCTGGCGCGTCGTTTCTCGGCGACCTCGGAGAACCTCGGGATCGACCAGGAAGAAAAAAAGGCGATCCAGGACCTGCTGGTCGCTTTCGGCGACGAAGCGGTGGAGCCCTTGAAGCGCTATATCCGCGGCCACGACAAGGTGACGTGGGCCATCGACGCTCTGGCCCGGCTCGTGTCGAACGACGCGCTCGTTCCATTCCTCTTCGAGGTGCTGAAAGACGGTGATCCCGTACGCATCCGGGGTGAGAAAGCGACCCAGATCCTCAAGGCACTGGAGAATCTGGGCGAGCCCTCGGCGGTCGAGCGAATCCTTCCCTGCCTGAAGAGTCCGGACGATACCGTCCGCTATGCCGCAATAGAGTGCCTGCAGGCCTACGGCGACGAGCTGTCCCGCGAACCGTTGCTCGAGGCGCTCGTCGACCCTCGGGAGGACTCGGTTCGGGTCAAGATCCGGATCGGAGAGGCGTTCGAGAAGCTCGCCTGGGACGTGAAGGGCTATCGCAAGAAGGTAGAGGCCGCGTTGCCCGAACCGTTCCGCGTCAACTCCAAAGGCCGAGTGACCCGTTAA